Proteins encoded in a region of the Gammaproteobacteria bacterium genome:
- a CDS encoding GGDEF domain-containing protein gives MSTPQALETGSSFTHFNPDAVNLALSGRASNDSTDPGLNAALKLNTILQTTLDVNTIIRLFAAELGGLVHHDHFRYRNPAYQLDLGWGKDARHSCSYRLIVHEEMLGELILQRRTKFTGREAMIIEKLLCGLVYPLRNALLYLSAVRAAHRDPLTGVSNRAAMDDALVREIEMSRRHGTPLSLIVLDIDKFKTINDTHGHASGDDVLKAFADTVGGLIRKTDILFRYGGEEFVVLLSNTGAGGAELLAERLRQGVEQTVFATASGPLPVTVSAGVATLKDGDDPVTLLTRADKALYQAKNTGRNRICIAAQPA, from the coding sequence ATGTCTACGCCTCAAGCCCTAGAAACCGGGTCATCGTTTACCCATTTCAATCCCGATGCCGTCAACCTGGCCCTGAGCGGGCGCGCCAGCAACGACAGCACTGACCCGGGCCTGAACGCGGCACTCAAGCTTAACACCATTTTACAAACCACCCTGGACGTCAACACCATCATCAGGCTGTTCGCCGCCGAGCTGGGCGGCCTGGTGCACCACGACCACTTCCGCTACCGCAACCCCGCCTACCAGCTGGACCTGGGCTGGGGCAAGGACGCCCGCCACTCCTGCAGCTACCGGCTCATCGTCCATGAGGAGATGCTGGGGGAGCTGATTCTTCAGCGCCGCACCAAATTCACCGGGCGGGAGGCGATGATAATCGAAAAACTGCTGTGCGGCCTGGTTTACCCGCTGCGCAATGCCTTGCTCTATCTCAGCGCTGTGCGCGCCGCCCATCGTGACCCGCTCACCGGGGTGAGCAACCGCGCCGCCATGGACGATGCCCTGGTGCGGGAGATTGAAATGAGCCGGCGCCACGGCACACCCTTGTCCCTGATCGTGCTGGACATCGATAAATTCAAAACCATCAACGACACCCATGGCCACGCCAGCGGCGACGATGTGCTCAAAGCCTTTGCCGACACCGTTGGCGGTCTGATCCGCAAAACCGACATCCTGTTCCGCTATGGCGGCGAGGAGTTCGTGGTATTGCTCAGCAACACCGGTGCCGGCGGCGCGGAGCTGCTGGCCGAGCGCCTGCGCCAGGGTGTGGAGCAAACGGTCTTTGCCACCGCCAGCGGTCCCCTGCCCGTCACCGTCAGCGCCGGCGTGGCCACCCTCAAAGACGGCGACGACCCGGTAACCCTGCTGACCCGTGCCGACAAAGCCCTGTATCAGGCCAAAAACACCGGCCGCAACCGTATCTGCATCGCCGCCCAGCCCGCCTGA